The sequence agggcaccaggttgggggagttgCGCCggtgttttattgtttcatattATTATTGGGTTAGATTACCTAAGGACAACTTAGCTCTTTTCCCTTAGCCCTATTTATGCATTTGTGTACAGCGCTTTCCCCACCGCTCTTCAGCCAAATAAGACTTCCAGAGGGGCTTGCAAAGATGAATAGCGAGGCGGTCCCTGAGGCTTGCCATTGAAAAGGCACGGCATGAAAGGAAAAGGGGTCAGGAGGGAGGAGGTTCTTCTTGGTTCCAACTCGGGCTGATGAAATTTATgtatacatttgtatcctgccctatttcGCTGGGATCTCAGGGACTCTCCTCTACGGGGGCGTGTGCCCTAATACTCTTGTaaatctttaaggtgctgcaagatgctttgttttttaatagtAAGGAGTGTCCTcacacggggtgggtgggatcgcatttccttaccgtagTTTCTCCGcccgcgcgtttgtccctcattacttcctctttcgaaagaggatgTAAATCTAGAGTGTcatcacaggggggggggaaatcacatttccttaccgtcgcttctctgcccacgcattTCTCCCTCTTTCGAAAGAGGGAGTAAACCATGTGcccgtgggccgttttgatcgcgctgcaaCTTCCGTCTCTAAAAATAAGCCGGACTTACTGGGCTGTTTTTTGGTCcagcgaagaaggctagaaggggaggcaggcaggctggcacacgggaggcagacaacgttgtgaataggacccgcaaaaacccgtgagtgcccagcaacgagcgtgcaataacgGGTTCATCTGCTGACACCCAAGGTCTGTTACCATGAACGGGAAGGAAAGCCATGCCTGGCCTGGGACCATTTCCTTCCCCTCAACCTTCCCccaacttaggccatggctagaccaggcctatatcccgggatcaccccgtgcatccaaatgacacacaggggatcccgggagcaggcagggacgacccctccgtttgcctgggataatccttagggctagctaaggccttagtgtcttccagatgtgttggaccacaacaccAGTGGCAGTGCTGGCTGGGCGTTGTAGTCCGACTTCTGGAAGAGTCAGAGAAGGCTGGTAGAAAGCGTGGTGGATGTCCTGAACTTTCTGTGGGTGATCTGGACAGGCAATATAGAACTGAGCAGAAAATACTGGAAACGAAGTCCcaagaggacacacacacacacacacacacacacacacacacacacacaaataataaacagcttaggatgcaatcctaggcaagtttagacagaaaaaaagtctaaaCCCTTTTCCCCGtaaaaatatgcatagggttgtgcctagctagctgggggaaaggtaactgcgactggggaaggcaatggcaaaccaccccattacaaagtctgccaaggaaaggtcagcgaaagcaggcaatgtcagcaatgactcaagtgctggcatgagaggttcctttcctttccgtgCCTAGAGAATCGGCCCAGGGGGCATCAGCTTGAGCATTTTGCTAGGCTGAGAGATGCTTTTATGCGCCGTTCATGATGAATATGCTTCTTTAGTGGGGGGACTGAATaatattgatcctgttcagacaacaaccaCAGCGGTGGTTAAgcgctttgagctaaacattatgactcagcgtgtcatgtgagcctttcctaaccgtggtggctgcAGAACCACGTTttcaacacactaaccatttgctccaaaagggctagcagcctaaccgtggtttagcgtcttgtctgaacagggccattgcttATGAAAATTGGCACGGCTTTTGTAATTTGGGAGAAGTGGAAGTCGTTCGCCGTtgcgttttattgttttgtaaattcttctCAGATGGCAAAAGGCAGCCTAAGGAGCAGCTGCGTGTACCTTGCTGTCACCGGATattggatattatttatttatttatttagagtatttttatcccgcacctcagccaaaaggctctcggagcggcttacaatttatcaagaaagaagacagtccctaccttcaggcttacattctaaaaaagacatgacacacaaggaaaggtggatgaggagggaagagggagaaaataaaaagaaattaaggagactgcttaggctggtgggaaggccctgctccgtcctctcatctcccaatggagaggcaaaccaacagctctttcttcttccccacagggtgaagatggcagttagccctggggggtgggtgggggtccaaCTGAAATATTTGCTTGTACAAAATGGGCAGAGCAGTCCTGCGGCCCCTGCACCGATACCCTCTTCCGAGGCTGGAGATCCGATTGGGCAACTCCCAGATGTTGCGGAAAGCTTTAGGGCTGCTCACCTGaggatggagagggagggaggcatgcCTGtgggcagggcggggcggggaTCCACCTGGTCCAAAGTCCTCTTTGCTTCCGCCAGCTGGATGATCTCAGAGGCTGGGTAGCAGAATTCACTGGCAGAGCAGGACAGCGTGGCTGTAAAAATCCCTGTGCCTCCCACCCTGTGTGGATCCCAGGGCCTCTGTCTCAAGAGTGCGAGCCTTTagatttacctgggagtaggtcccattgaatgtCATGAGCCTCCCGTCTGAGGCCTTTATacttttgaggctgcaatcctatgcccgttTACCcaagagtaagctccattaaacagagtgggtcttacttctggaGGAGGGACACACCCATACACTTAGTGTTCttttatgtaagctgctttggaagaGTTTTTTACTTctaaaaggcagcctagaaaaaACATTtagataaatgcataaataaaattgCTCCGAATTTAGTACAATTGTATAAAGGCGCCAAATAGGGCCATTATATAAACATGCCAACTAGTACAGTTGTCTAAATATGACAAAAAGTAAAATGTTATATGCTATGTTAGAAATGTGTTTTATGTTgtttaaagcagtaaaataaatTTCGGTTTGGTAAGAAAAGGTCTGAGGCAAGAGCAGCTAAAAATGGAACTGCTCCTTTCACTGTGTAATGAAGAATCTGGAATTGGGAAAAAAAGTTTTGACTCCTCCTTTTTTTTATGTAAAGGCTATTTCCTACGAGGACATGAAGCAGTTGGTCACAGGAGGAAGGGCTTGGATTTTTGACGTGCGGTCTCCTGGTGAAGTAGCCAACGGCCGCATTGCCAACGCCGTTCATATTCCAGGTGAGATGGAGATGCTGCAGTGTGTTGGTACAAAGTCTGAGGCAAAGTTGTGTGCAATTCTCATGGAATCATAGgactgcagagttggaaggggcctctaaaggccatcgagtccaaccccctgctcaatggaggaatccaccttcaagcatacctgacaggtggttgtccagctgcctcttgaaggcctcaagtgtgggagagcccaccacctccctaggtcatgggttccattgtcgtactgctctaacagtcaggaagtttttcctgatgtccagctggagtctggcttcctttaacttgagcccgttattccgtgtcctgcactctgggaggatagagaagagatcctggccttcctctgtgtgacgaccttttaagtatttgaagagtttctCAGGTCTCCATTCATATAGATCAACCAACTACTTTTGCTGTACTTAAACAGGTAAGCCAGACTTAATTAACAAAAATGGAATGACAAACATTTTCTATATTCATCCACAGCTACAAACACTCCTGAAGACCTCCAGGTTCAGGGAGGTTGCTGTGCACAGTCCCCCATTCACCCCACAGCTGCCGTCTGATAGGGCGTGTCCACTGCATCAATGAGTCCCACTTTTCGCAGCGTTGCAGGGGTGAGCTGCAGGCCCTTCCCTTTggatccaaaccatctggagtcTTAATCGCTCACCAATTTGTTTCCCTTTCGTGCAGTGGCGGAAGTGGAGCAGGCCTTCAGGATGGACCCAGAGGCGTTTAAAATGAAGTACGGCGTGGCCAAGCCCCAAACGGGTGAAGAGAACTTGGTTTTCTACTGTCAGTTGGGCCTCCGTGGGGCCCGGGCCACCGAAAAAGCGATCTCCCTCGGCTATGCCAAGTAAGCCTGGTTCTGCCATGGGGTGGGAGTGGTCCTTTGCCATGAGGCATCAAGTGGCAAACCAGAgttccagcaaagctgcagagaactctggaactccctgccaagggaggctaagtCGGCAACCCTCCTGCTGATTTTCTGCTAGcgagcaaagatgtttttattcaggcagggctttggggtgtaagcaggtctgttctgttctgttattGCTGTGCCTTTTAATTCTGTTTCTCATGtattttatgattattttaaCCAAGTTTTAATgttgcaaaaaaaattaaatagttcCTATGGTTGTTTGCCACTTGAGCGCCATTTTCTAGTTGGGGAGGCGGGGCACAAATCAAATATATAAAGTAATAAGGTAATACGTCAGGCTTTTGCAAACAGATTTTGCAGAGGGCCAACTCAGAGGGGTAGCCTCCACAGCGCTGCACCGTATTTTTACAGGAAAACGCCAGCATGACTGCAAGGCTTGTCTCTCTCCCAGAAGGCTGgtgtgtgtcagtgtgtgtgtaaGTACAGCCACGGGCACACCACTGTCCTTCTGCTCGGAAATTGCAGCACTATTACAGCTGCCAATTGTGGCTTTAAAAGCTTTGAGAATTGCATTTCTGCAACGAAGGTGCATTTGAGGTGGTGGGTATTTCTCCCCAGGAcgtaatggctcagttcagacaacacgtttctcaacggtggttttcaaactccaca comes from Elgaria multicarinata webbii isolate HBS135686 ecotype San Diego chromosome 21, rElgMul1.1.pri, whole genome shotgun sequence and encodes:
- the TSTD1 gene encoding thiosulfate:glutathione sulfurtransferase, with the translated sequence MKALRKFLGGHPGAPPGFVVLGKGAGSCEGGLKAISYEDMKQLVTGGRAWIFDVRSPGEVANGRIANAVHIPVAEVEQAFRMDPEAFKMKYGVAKPQTGEENLVFYCQLGLRGARATEKAISLGYAKARNYAGGYKEWSEKGGK